A single genomic interval of Geotrypetes seraphini chromosome 1, aGeoSer1.1, whole genome shotgun sequence harbors:
- the LOC117368579 gene encoding olfactory receptor 1361-like: MIEMEWRNQTTMLEFILLGLTEHGELRSLLILAFLVMYMMNLLGNGTMISVIASNSQFHTPMYFFLCNLSFVDMCFSSVTVPKLLSNLISDSKTISFSHCITQLYFFIVFAGSECILLSIMAYDRYVAICKPLHYVIIMNKKACLSMSIVSWTISFFNALLHTLLVYRLSFCKSNEIQHFFCDLTPLLQLSCTDTSINELVIFTEASFVGMLPFLITLISYIRIITTIIKMKTTGGRWKTFSTCSSHLTVVTLFYGTLIFMYFRPSSSYSMAKDKITSVVYNILSPMLNPYIYSLRNRDVKMALKKVLLKKRSSRG, encoded by the coding sequence ATGATAGAAATGGAATGGAGGAACCAAACAACAATGCTTGAATTTATACTCCTGGGCCTAACAGAACATGGTGAGCTAAGAAGTCTTCTGATTCTAGCATTCCTGGTTATGTACATGATGAACCTACTGGGAAATGGAACCATGATCTCAGTAATCGCTAGTAACTCACAGTTCCACACCCCCATGTATTTTTTCCTTTGTAATTTGTCTTTTGTGGATATGTGTTTCAGTTCTGTCACTGTTCCCAAACTGTTAAGTAACCTCATCTCTGACTCAAAgactatctctttctctcattgTATTACCCAACTATATTTTTTCATTGTCTTTGCTGGCTCAGAATGTATTCTCCTGTCCATTATGGCCTATGACCGTTATGTTGCCATCTGTAAGCCACTGCATTATGTCATAATAATGAATAAGAAAGCATGCTTAAGTATGTCAATTGTTTCATGGACCATCAGCTTTTTCAATGCATTGCTGCATACACTTTTGGTATACCGGCTTTCCTTTTGCAAGTCCAATGAGATCCAACACTTCTTTTGTGATCTTACACCACTGCTACAACTCTCTTGCACAGACACTTCCATCAACGAACTGGTGATCTTCACAGAGGCCTCATTTGTAGGAATGCTGCCCTTCTTGATTACCCTAATTTCCTACATTCGCATCATCACTACCATCATAAAAATGAAAACCACGGGTGGAAGATGGAAGACTTTCTCCACCTGCTCCTCCCACCTTACTGTAGTAACACTCTTCTACGGGACActgatttttatgtattttaggcCTTCTTCCAGCTATTCCATGGCAAAGGACAAGATCACTAGTGTGGTGTACAATATTCTGTCTCCTATGCTCAACCCATACATCTATAGCCTGAGAAATAGAGATGTAAAGATGGCACTAAAGAAAGTTCTCCTAAAAAAAAGATCTTCCAGAGGGTAA